The following are from one region of the Arthrobacter sp. TMP15 genome:
- a CDS encoding ATP-binding cassette domain-containing protein produces MTLELNAILTLRNLDISLSVGATETVAIMGPNGAGKSSIIQILAGLLKPDSGQASLNGEGLFRISPGTTWRPPHERGIGLLAQESLLFPHLSVLENVAFGPRSRGESKADSRAAAHHWLAEVDASVLAKRLPAELSGGQAQRVALARALATDPQLLLLDEPMSALDVNNAPFLRSLLKRVLCGRRAIIVTHSVLDALMLADRIIIMDAGRIVEAGPTAAILARPRSSFAASLAGLNVLPGTMSGSSLCTSDGNQVTGVPIAGLAPAPTDQPHQAGIGAFPPSAVSVFLTPPQGSPRNCFSVRVDELEPQGALIRVRAGNLSADISPAATVDLGLAPGTEVYFVVKAAEVVLYPA; encoded by the coding sequence ATGACTCTTGAGCTCAATGCCATCCTCACCCTACGAAATCTGGATATTTCCTTGTCTGTGGGAGCCACAGAGACCGTCGCTATCATGGGGCCCAATGGTGCGGGGAAGTCATCCATTATCCAGATCCTTGCCGGACTGCTGAAACCCGATTCTGGCCAGGCCAGCCTCAATGGAGAGGGTTTGTTCCGGATCTCCCCCGGCACCACATGGCGTCCACCGCATGAACGCGGAATCGGTCTTTTGGCACAGGAATCGTTGCTCTTTCCACACTTGAGTGTCCTTGAGAACGTGGCGTTTGGTCCGCGGAGCCGGGGAGAATCTAAAGCAGATAGCCGTGCTGCTGCCCATCACTGGTTAGCTGAAGTTGATGCCTCTGTTCTGGCCAAGCGGCTACCCGCGGAACTTTCCGGTGGTCAGGCTCAGCGGGTGGCACTCGCCCGTGCTTTGGCAACAGATCCCCAACTGTTGCTGCTCGATGAGCCCATGTCCGCCCTGGACGTGAATAACGCTCCGTTCCTGCGCAGTCTGCTGAAACGTGTTTTGTGCGGACGTCGCGCCATCATCGTCACCCACAGCGTCTTGGACGCGCTCATGCTCGCGGACAGGATTATCATCATGGACGCAGGACGCATCGTGGAAGCTGGCCCCACAGCCGCTATTCTTGCACGGCCACGCAGTTCCTTCGCTGCCTCCCTCGCGGGACTCAATGTCCTGCCCGGCACCATGAGCGGTTCCAGTCTTTGCACCTCCGATGGCAACCAGGTCACGGGCGTTCCTATCGCTGGTTTGGCACCAGCGCCCACAGATCAGCCCCACCAGGCAGGCATTGGCGCCTTCCCGCCGTCGGCTGTTTCCGTATTTTTAACACCACCGCAGGGAAGCCCACGCAATTGTTTTAGCGTCCGCGTGGACGAGCTGGAACCGCAGGGAGCCCTGATCCGGGTCAGGGCCGGGAATCTCTCTGCGGACATCTCACCCGCCGCCACGGTTGATCTGGGTTTGGCGCCGGGAACCGAGGTTTACTTTGTTGTCAAAGCTGCCGAAGTGGTGCTGTACCCGGCCTAG
- a CDS encoding SAP domain-containing protein, which translates to MPYAKVGQPAGEDFQRPSLERSISGAEFLRWCWLKTELAVFARSHGLSTTGGKEQLSEALSAATVVPEGQRWRQILRAWFTRTWFAEHPDGTRNELQKAWQLHRSLPVDQRP; encoded by the coding sequence ATGCCGTATGCCAAAGTGGGTCAACCTGCCGGCGAAGATTTCCAGCGGCCGTCCTTAGAGAGGTCCATCTCGGGAGCCGAATTTTTACGTTGGTGCTGGCTCAAAACCGAACTTGCCGTCTTTGCGCGCAGCCATGGACTCTCAACAACAGGTGGGAAGGAACAACTGAGCGAGGCGTTGAGCGCTGCAACGGTTGTGCCAGAAGGTCAGCGCTGGCGCCAAATCCTGCGGGCCTGGTTCACGCGCACGTGGTTTGCTGAACACCCCGATGGCACCCGCAACGAACTGCAGAAAGCGTGGCAGCTGCACCGGTCACTGCCGGTGGATCAGAGACCGTGA